Part of the Lolium rigidum isolate FL_2022 chromosome 6, APGP_CSIRO_Lrig_0.1, whole genome shotgun sequence genome, cccggaggagccgataattttattgggtgcgtgtccagcgctcctgatggaattagcccccgagtctaggcactgatgcttgcaaccgtgagtagactcaagtcgagcaactcgatgtttatagttttTTTCAGGtgtcgttgacacattgttgtttatttcaaggggcaattcCTTAAGCATCGTTGAtaccattgtttgtaagtttatcggcagcaaattatttgagtgatcagctcgtgttgcaggttttgctaaacctgttgtatgtgcaactttgctttcaactgatgcatgtcttgacagcagctcccgaatagatcGGTGGCACTAAATCTGCCGATGACTCCATCACTCTTTGATACTTCTGCAATGTAAAGTATCgagcgtgggtcgttttcgtatgtgtttcatgatccttgctatctgcggcactctttgaggcatctatagcaaagaaaaAGAGTAAGGTTTCCGTTGTTTCAtgttccttgctatctgcggcactctttgaggcatctatagcaaaggaaaagagcaaggtccccgttgtttcatgatccttgctatctgcggcactctttgaggcatctatagcaaaggaaaagagcaagaagtcttcatatcttcttgaattccagtgaaccagcgctcccgatgggagtaaccgcaatagttcgaagatattccaggagcccccgagtaattccagcgaaccggcgctcccgatgggagtaaccataatagttcgaagatattccaggagcccccgagtaattccagcgtcGGGAGTATATCGGATCAtttatataagatgatatccattgaatattccagacgatgaatccactgacccgagagtgcatcgggaggagatatatccagagccgaggaAGTCAGGTCCATTAGCTCGGCTGCGGTGAGGCCAATATGGAAGCAGGTCGCAATGCGGACGCAGGCGAAGTAATCAATCAGAAATAGTTGAAGTAGCGGGCGTAGCCGAAATagttgcgccaccaaagatagtccatgcgacggacgcagccgaaataattgcgccatccaagatagtccatgcggcgggcgcagccgaaataattgtgccatccaagatagtccatgcggcgggcgcagccaagtaattgcgccatccaagatattccatgcggcgggcgcagccgaagtaattgcgccatccaagataaaccatgcggcgggcgcagccgaagtaattgcgccatccaagacaATCCATGCAGCGCCTggctgacgtggccgatgaagaggacgtaGTTGATATGGCCGATCCgcggcgggtgagcatccgaatatattgaGTCCATAATATCGGGTCCGTGACACGCAAGCCCCCGAGCAAGACAAGTCCGCGATATCGGGTCCAAGACAGACGAGCCTCGAATGCGCGATGGCGGGCGTGGCCGACCGCGCAGAGTAGTCGAAGCTTTATTTCAATCTGCAGTTATGTTGCGGCGCAAAAACCTGCGCACAAATAATAGCGCGAGCCGAAAAAATATTTGGCCAAATAAATTTGTAAAAAATAGTTAACTGGAAAAGTAGCACCTGATAATTTTTTGCGTCGAATGAAGATGGCGTGTTGTCGAAATCAAGCGTCGCTAGGTTGAAAGCAGTCGAGATGAACGGACCCGCCGGACCGAGTCACACGGCGGTCACACAGAtttgtgatatagccgaaagtgAATACgcaaggtttgttgatgttgatctCGGCTGCTCTGTAGCCGACGAAGATGACTTCTTTTTTTTCCTTGAACGCACAAAGTAGCCCTTAGCTTGccaacttgactttttctttctttccctgGCTGGCTGCGCACCATATTCTTTCTTGCATGTAACTCTGATCCTCGCATGAAGCTTTTAGACAATATATACTCCCgccagccaaaaaaagaaaaattctgCACGCCTTCTCTTTCCAGACTAGAAGCTTTTTGAACACTACGTAAAGAACATGATCACCACGCGAGCGTTGCCAATACTTGTTTCGGCCGGTACGATCCTTATTTTTCCTTGTGATGGAATGCTGTACGTAGGCCGGCCATGATTGGTTACGGCCATGTCTTTGGATGagtaagctggctttgatgaagtAGACGAGCGCCCAGATCTGATCTCGTGAGGTTGAAGTAGATTGTTTCACCATATGTGATCTGTTTGCTGTTGACGATGAACTCGACGGATCCCGCCTAGATGATAAAATCCGGTCGTcgtgtttcccacagacggcgccaattgacgaggcggtttctcggcaatgcccaccatgaggggcttgggttttagagaaaggcgacgacagaGGTTTCGGGAGCGAGGcgatacacgacgtacccaggttcacgtccccgcggtggagggtcgctacgtcctgctagcaatccactatatgaatatatgtgtacagggggccgccataggcggagttgtaatatctagtctagttctaggcgtgtcgcctctatgtttTATGTTTGTGAATATGCgtgtcctaaggggtgcccctgcctggctttatatatcagccaaactagggtttacaagagtcctattaggattcgtattggagtcttctttccttgtagtccaagttgagtcgcgtgcaggtccagcttgttgagtccttgtACTGGTCCagtttcatagtttgcaccggttatggcaatgtcgagtacccgaagggttatgcccacgccaGCCTCCTTTATTCGAGCAACTCCACAACGACGCTAACAAGACGAAGTCGCGTGCAGAGCTTTCGCCCGGAGGCTTGGAGACATGGCTACAACAATATGGAAACTAATGTTTTGTCGCCTTTTTTCGTTTCCATACATGTTCTACGAGCCTAGAATATTACCTTCTACTCCAGGTCATACATCTTCAAATTGACGATGACATTTATCCGGAGAGGTCCGGAGGTTTAGAAGGACTTTTGGCCCTTTGCTACTCCTGGTATACATTTTTTTGGTTATTTAACCTCAAAATAAAGAGCAAAATATATATAATCGATGGCGTCATACATCTTATGAATCCAACACATTCACCTTCACCGGCTCCTCCCTCACGACTATGGCAGGGTGGTATGCTCTGCTCTCTCGCGACCTCTACCCTGATCAAAAGATTAAAGGCCTCTAAACAAGATGAAAAAGAGGATGACTAAAATGAGAAAGGAAGGAGCAAGACGATTTCGGTTCACATGTGAAAGTGCTTCGAAAGGGATCTTGATTCATGCAGAAGATTTGAGAAGGAGTGAATTGATTGATCATGCTCTTTCGCTAGTCCGAGTTCATCCGTGCACCAGATTGCATTATTTTGGTACAACTCTCCTATTCCCTTGGTAATACGGCAATTTTGTAAGTATCCCTCCGGCCCTCCCGAAAAAATTAGCAGATTTGTCTAAATCTAGACACACTAGCCCGTGATTTGAAAATATGGTGTAGTTTGTCTAAATTTTAATATATCGAGATAGTCCAGCTCTAGATATGTCGAAATTAGACACTCACTACATCCcgaaaagtattattttacatatACATTCACACACACGGTCACGCAGTAGGATCCTGCACGTATAGTACTCAACATGCGATAATATCGCATCCATATATATATACCACAAAATGTAAATGTATGATTTGCGTGTATATTGTATGCGTATGCGCATTAAAGTTGCAAGCATAGGATACGTTGCCCTAGCGTCTGTTGTGCACCCTTACCTTGAGCCCATCCTTCATGTGGAGTATGATGGACAGCTTGGGTATGGCCTCGGTGCCGGCGACCTCCATCCGGAACCTGGGGACGACGGCAGCAACAACAGCTTTCATCTGCGAGAACGCCAGGTCCCTGCCGATGCACGTTCGGGGGCCCACGTTGAACGCCACGAACTTGTACGACGGCTGGTGCTGGAGCCGCCCTGCCTCGTTCAGCCATCGCTCCGGCCGAAACTCCAGGCAGTCCTTGCCCCACACGGACTCCATGCGGCCCATCGAGTACAAAGACACGATCACCCGCCGCGTCGTCCCCACGGCCGCGCCGCTCGGCAGCGTGTCCGGGCGCACTGCCGCCTTGTGCTCGAATGGCACTGGTGGGTACAGACGGAGTGACTCTGACAGCGCCGCGTGGAGGTAGACCAGTCGCTTCAGCTCGGCGGCGGTGCGGTGTTGGCCAGACGGCGGGTTTTTGTGGAGCTCGGAGAGGATCTTTGCCTCGACGTCCGGGTGTTTGGTGAGCAGCCAGAAGAACCATGTCAGTGCGGAACTCGTCGTGTCACGGCCGGCGATCATGAGGTTAAGCGTCGTGTCACGTAAGAACCGGTCGAACTCGGCGCCTTCCTTGCCGACCTCCGCTTGGCACGCCAGGTACAATGTGAGCAGGTCGGCGCCGTCGTCGGCACCGGCCGCGCGCTCTCGCCGGAGCGAGATGAACTCGGCGATAGACGCGTCGAGCACCTTCCGAGCCTGGTTCATCTTCTTGTGGTGGCCGATGTTTAGGTAGGTCTGGATCCTCAGCCACCCAACGGGCGTCATGTGCCGGTAGAACAGCACCTCCTCGGCGTCATCCATGGCCGCGGCGAAGGGGACTCGCGGGAAGTTGGCGGCTAGGCATCCGGGGTCGACGCCGAACACGAACATCGCCGTGAGGTCGAACGTGAGGCGCATGAACACGTCCTGCATGTCCACGACGGCACCAGAGGAAACGAAGCCGTCGAGGAGCGGCACGAGCCCGTCGTCGAGCTTACGCGCGGTGCTCCCGGCGACGGCGTCGCGGAACCTCCCGTCGGACAGCAGCGCGTGCGCCTTCCGCCGCTGGAACGCCCAAGACTCGCCGTCGGCGTTGAAGATGCCGTCGCCGAGCACGTCGAAGAGGGCGGCGAACTCCTCGCCCTTGGGGTAGTTGCCGAAGTTGGCGGTAAAGATGTGCGCCACGTCCGCCGGGTTGGCCGTGACGAGCACGTCCACCGGCGTGCCCAAAGGCCCCTTGATGACGTGCGACATCCCGGGCGCCGCGCGCAGGAACTCCGTGAGCCAGTCGTGCACGCGCCCGGCGTTCACGCTGATGGCCGGGATCGCGCCCAACACCGGCCAGTTGGTCGGCAGCCCGTCCCGCCGGTAACACCTGAAGAGCAACAGGACGACGCAAGCAAGCGACGCCATGATCTCTACCGGGTACTTGCCGAGGAAGCCTAGAACCCACCATGACACGACCTCCATTTCTTTTGCGTTGTTTAAGCCCGTGGAGTGAAGTGTTCTCGCCTTCTCGGGTGAGTTGGCTAGCTTAGCCTCAGGGTCATTTATATAAGTGGCTAGCTTAGGGTTTAGGTGCACGTCAATGCAGGTTTCTTCTACCCTAAAGATCGTGATGAATGAGCTCACCATGAGCATATATGTAAATGGAAATTACAATTTAGTTAGTCCTCTTTAACAGAAATGACTACTTCTCAGTCGGCTGAGAAATTATTTAATTTTCGGTTATCAAATATCAGTTGTAACTCACATTGCAACTCATAACGAGCACGAATCACAAAGCAAATCTAAGTGTTTAGATTGTGTTTTCTTAGTTGCAATATCACTTCAAATGAATTGACTGCCCTCCTAATCCCCTTACCCCGCTCTCCCTGTCGTCATCACCAATGTAATTAACTAGCTACTTGACCATTAGTTTATGCAAGATAGAGAGGTTTGGACTGCCAACTCTTCTGGATGAGTAATCCAACTGTCGTGTATAACTATAGGTGGTTAGAGTAAATGATTGCTGACCGGTTATTCAAAGACTGATGATATGAAGAATTATTATTatgaaaaatattttattttaataGGAAAGCAAAATTCAAGATTCAAGTTGTCATTATTCAGAGAGCCACTATAGTTAAAATAAGAGAAGAACCAACTACCCAAGTAGTCAAGTTTGAAATGGTAGTTCAGAGGATCACCCTTCCGACTGGAAATGAAAAATATATATAGGAATCCGTGCATGAATTCTCAAAAGTAATATGGCTATTTCTCTATTTTTTTGGAGGGAAAAAAAGCAAAATAGTTCAAGCGCCGGAAGCCAGCAGATTACCTATCAAGTGGTGGGTTGAGACTTGATAGTAGGGTCATACTCTATGCGGCCcaacataatctagagagtaataCGATATTTTACAAAGTTTTACTTTGCACAAGTATGTTTTTGCCATATACCTGTTTGATTTAATGATGCCCATGGTCGCCCTACCACTCAAGCACGACTTGTACCCGTATTCCCTCTAGAATGCCGGAATCGTTGTAGTCTGCTTCTTTTTCTTCTAATGCAATGACACACAAAGCTTTTGCGTGttcgcaattttttttttgtagacgTGGTCAAAGTTTGAAACAACTTAACTTTTCAAAAAAACTTGGAGGTACACTCTTTATGGACGGAAGGAGTAGAGTACTACTACGTCCATTTCAAGGAATAGGACGTTCTCGTTTTACATgctttttatttgataaaaaattacttcaaatagataaaaaaattgtttgtatgagattagtatcattaaaaaaatTCTTTACAattcgaatccaacgatactaattacatataatataattaaaattttgttGCTCAAGTTTTATGGTCAAGATTCGTTCTGGAATACGCAtgcgtcttattccttgaaacggatgtAGTAGAATTAATGATTGGACCAAGCCGTGTGCCCTTTGCACCGACTGGCCAGTCATTTACACACGGtaaataaatttaaaaaaaagATTTATACACATAGTAAAGTTCTTGAGAGACTACCTAGCATGGTAGCACACATTTGTATTATCTTACACAGATGGATGATATATCTCATAACATCAAGATCCTCACTATCTTCGGCATTTGAATGATGGGCATGCCAAGGTATAAATATCTGGCTCGATCTACATAGTTTCTCAACTACTTTGATATGGTGATGGGAAAAAAAATTTATCCACATCCTTCTCGATGGGTAGAGGATGGTGTTTAGAGACAAACCGTTTCATAACGATGAAAGTGAGATATTGTAATTTTGATAAGATCTCCTACATTTAAATTTTCATTTCAATGATGTAACCTACAAATTGCGTCATGTATTAATACATTCTTTGAGGCGGTTCATTTTAATAACTGCCTAAGATATATATGCTAGACGTTCTACTTTATTCTCCGTCTCCGTTGCCCCACTTCTTTCAAGCGGGCATAGTTTATCAGGGTCTCTAAGAGTTTTAGAGTCGTGTCATCCTGGACGACCGTCTGAGAGTTTGCACTACAGGAATCTctacctatgccgacggcctccggccctcggcgtaccacagcctagccctcggcgtacggtacgccgacggggaccctcggcgtagctcctcggggaagaTTGGCCTCGGCAGAAGccacgtggccctcggcgtatcagCGACCGTCGGCGTAGAACGAGAGGGCCGAGGGCCAGGCCACCCGTCGGCCTACTAgcgctcggcgtagcacgctaacgGGCGCCGTCGAGCTGACGGCCGTTACGGCTACGCCGAgggggcagccgtcggcgtaccGCGCCACGCGTCGCATCCTGGCGAGCTGTGCTGCACGCTACGCCGAGGggcgcggccgtcggcgtaccCCGCCACGCGTCGCATCCTGGCGAGCTGTGCTGCACGCTACGCCGAGGggcgcggccgtcggcgtaccCTGCCACGCGGCGCATCCTGGCGGGCCGTGGCGCATCCTACGCCGagcgggtggccgtcggcgtacactgCCACGCGTCACGCCCCTGTTTCATCTCGACGCTACCCCGAGGGggaagccgtcggcgtagcatgTGCCATATGGTTCATGTCGACGCTACCCCGAGGGGGAACCCGTCGGCGTAGAGCtgaccatttttttcttttttctgctgGTTTGGTTGTTTCCCAGGATTAGCAGCACATTAAATCACAAATTAATTCACACGAAATAGAGTAAGTGCAAATAGACATAACACGAAGTTCAAGTCTCATAACATAGTTGCGGATACATAGTCGTAGTCTCATAACATAGGTACAAGTGTCATAGTGTCATAGTGCGGATACATAAGTAGCTACTATGGGACaactagaggagctcgtcgccgctaaacaccggcccgggccgattccttccagtagaagctgcggaagaaccaccgggagaaggaccgggataagtaccgggagtagcaccgggagaaggaccaccatgatgaaccggtgtgatctccctcccaccaccctggtttccggaacatcccgttccctacacacatgttcccgagatgttagcaatttgcgaggcaaaggaaagccgtagtattcggtttggcgaagaacttaccgttgttctcccatagtactccgcagcgaaattttccttcgatggcatgtttggcgccggccccggaaagggaggcatcggccctaaatccactgtctgtccagtttgattggccaccatcgacgcctgcaagatagtttacatgtcagtctttgcagaaatgaagcatcaaactaggggaaagtgggacttgtcatcatttgcgaaaacaaaggttggaacttacatgtatatatgccatgtactccatgaactgctgctgctgctggttgaaggccacctgatattcttgatgagcggccacgtaggccgcctcgaagtcaggctacaatttcagaaattcatgtctcgttagcacttagcaatgtatgaacgaaagtcggaaagaggatggaaatgagagaaacttacgtcgtatgcgggttgccgagcccggcgacgaggcgggagagggggctgtccttggtgagtcccgccttgagacgcgtgaaggtcgtggtgagggtatgcttgacggccttgttcagcatggcgagacggccatgcggcaaccctccggacgataggaccaacgactcctcgtcgacctccgcgctcatggggtcatccacctccgggtgacgatgcctcaccatcgcgcagtagttctcgacgtcctcggcgtaggtgccgaagtactcagggagcgagggccgaggctgcgagagatcgggcttcttaagccgcatcttgttgtatatctcgaggtcagacatctcctcctcgggtcctaacgcggccctctgcatcgcgaaaggaaatgttgtgagtaccaactttgaacatgacggaaaataaaatgtatacatagcgtcttccccttgtagcgctcgtagctgaggtttcccccacagtgtgtgccaccgtcgcctcggttctccgcgttccgcctcgccacggctgcaaagtcctcgtccatcttgagccacctcgtcctaaccatctcctcccatgcctcggcatgcggctcggcccaatcggggataacctgaaaatgcaatactcaactcaatctaatgcaattgcaacttagtagcaatgtagaatctcattgacattttactcaccgacatgtagtcctccaccgtcatctcgtactcggccatagcattcttaccgacaatgtccggcttatggaccctctcgcctctctctgcccagaagtgacccgcggacgtgatcctttggttgtaccacacctgcggtgtcaacctctcacaagtcgcccgcaaagtcctgttcgcggccgtctcctcaacctcgggcgccacacgataaaaacacttcaatcatgcaaaaaacaattgtgagattcatgagttagaacattggggtcatcaaatatgaacgaagcccgagaaaatatgtcttacccaaaactttctcatcacggcCTCAGCAGCCGTCGGGAACCCTACGCCAGGGGCACTCTCGTAGTccgtccaagtagtggctagcttcttctcgccagcTGGGACAGTGCCGAGGGGATAGTACttgcccggccagaacttcctaagcaaagctccaatcatgctgctaggcaggcgccccttgacccccggaggaaatgtccaattgttgcacatgaaaatcaaacattagcacatgaaaatcaaacattagtacatgaaaatcgaaattgccaaattagtacacttactcagggccagcaggaataataagggtcttcgcctcatgggtcttaggctccttcctctcgtcggggactctcgcttccccacgaatcttcagtggcttcggccgcccatcctcctccggagtctcaaacccgcggctagagtcctcctcggctctagactccctctccgcctcctctctagacggcccctccaaaaagaacccggaagcaacgtcgcctgaagccgagggtggtggctcaaagtccggtcctccccagccacctccacctccacctccacctcctcccaagccacctccagctccaccacctcgtccccgtcctcgtcctcgtcctcgtcctcctcctcccgcgccgtcctcgtaacgcggattgcgacgcggtgccctctcactccttctaacattgttcttgcgttgttgcatcttcttaagcaagctcgacgagtcctccttgccgccgctcatattgttcaatcacctgcattgagaaagagaaaacaattaagaagcatgttgaaaaatatataaatagtaagcataaagacactaaacaattaagaagcatgttcaaaaatatataaatactaagcataaagatactaaacaataaagaagcatgttgaaaaaaatataaatactaagcataaagatactaaacaaataagaagcatgttgaaatataaacacataaaagaccctcaccagccgtcatcaatctcatcttcaatctcattttgtttctccttgccactatcactatcactatcttttgagtagtaagttggatcttgatagacgggtggaggctcatcatcgctatcatcttccacttgtaacttctcgagcatatctatgtcctttagatccaccactgactcaccacgagtttctgcatcgttcctgaggtcctcttcaagaacacattctaactcaaagtgcccgaagtcctcttcctcttgatagaaaattccctcgtatgttacaggatcaatgttgttgtaatcgtcctcggagggaatcggtaggttaccatgtggcgataccggaacacgacttcccagccgttGAGGGCCGCTTTCGGCATGGgtacggcaaataataaacttgcttggcttggtgagcaacaatatagacatcggctccggtataggtggtggaaggcttaacttcaactaacccaatggacttggtaattctctcgtccacctcttgggtcgaaccaatgacacttgaacacaacgagattgagttgtttgtttgtacgattgaaggtcagctcgtatacattctctaacctcccgtagtaatcaaaggtatcggatcctttagtgaagacaccggtatttatcgtttttggattcgcccggcccttcggGTGTGTCTCCGTATGGAATCGAAACCCATTcacgtcatacttctcatacttcatgacgtcacggttacaaccttgggaaacacatctcaactcatctatcatctcaacgtttgcatcagctccctacaagcacggttcaaatttgttgtgtgcattagttacgtggaataacagggacaagtttggtaggtaagagggacagcttagacattacttttttcatgaaccaagacacaaagtttatttttacttcgggagcaccctctttcgagagagtgtccaactccgcgcccGTGGGATCGCGCGGAAGCCACCActgttcatccgtgaattcgctgaaaggatacaataagcattagaccgagttgagtgtaggtgatcgaaactagatacaataagcattacaccatgttacctaatgaaatcgtgaccgccatcgtcgtcgtcccccccaccacttccttcatgttcataagcacatagagcattatgcaatccttctcttccctctccaatctatatttttgtcctttaccagccttcccaccgggacattggaatagttgaagcttggggtcattcatgggcacgtcgacattgtaacgagagaccgggttatgcagagtgggaacttcatcgggatagtacgttgttgcggcatctgccatctcccgaaggcacgttgcctcagctatgcatgcttcaatcttggctttgtttccgttatcttccgaatatacttgaactctctctcaatacaaaactgccaccgaaaccgcaccgggccacccaagagtgcctcgtttgcgaggtgcacaatgagatgtgccatcggagtaaagaagcctggcggaaagatcatctccaaattgcatagcaactccggcacttgaacttgcagcttctcaataaccttaggacatatccgctagcacggagcgtgcggaagaaatggctcaactccgcgagcactcgccatattttctcgggagataccctcgaagcatcaccggcatcagccgctcaatccatatatgatagtcgtgactcttgagcccggtgacttttcccgtcgaaagattgactcccttgctcatattcgaacaataaccatcagggaacatcaca contains:
- the LOC124659202 gene encoding alkane hydroxylase MAH1-like, yielding MEVVSWWVLGFLGKYPVEIMASLACVVLLLFRCYRRDGLPTNWPVLGAIPAISVNAGRVHDWLTEFLRAAPGMSHVIKGPLGTPVDVLVTANPADVAHIFTANFGNYPKGEEFAALFDVLGDGIFNADGESWAFQRRKAHALLSDGRFRDAVAGSTARKLDDGLVPLLDGFVSSGAVVDMQDVFMRLTFDLTAMFVFGVDPGCLAANFPRVPFAAAMDDAEEVLFYRHMTPVGWLRIQTYLNIGHHKKMNQARKVLDASIAEFISLRRERAAGADDGADLLTLYLACQAEVGKEGAEFDRFLRDTTLNLMIAGRDTTSSALTWFFWLLTKHPDVEAKILSELHKNPPSGQHRTAAELKRLVYLHAALSESLRLYPPVPFEHKAAVRPDTLPSGAAVGTTRRVIVSLYSMGRMESVWGKDCLEFRPERWLNEAGRLQHQPSYKFVAFNVGPRTCIGRDLAFSQMKAVVAAVVPRFRMEVAGTEAIPKLSIILHMKDGLKVRVHNRR